A portion of the Salmo trutta chromosome 1, fSalTru1.1, whole genome shotgun sequence genome contains these proteins:
- the LOC115198768 gene encoding G-protein coupled estrogen receptor 1, with amino-acid sequence MIQDLRSKDTGSMEVQTTSLVQVYVNGTEQLNTSYDYNVTDASENPDTYQFYTIGLFLSCLYTILLFPIGFIGNILILVVNLNHREKMTIPDLYFVNLAVADLILVADSLIEVFNLNEKYYEYAVLCTFMSLFLQVNMYSSIFFLTWMSFDRYVALASSMSSSPLRTMQHAKLSCSLIWMASILATLLPFTIVQTQHRGEVHFCFANVFEIQWLEVTIGFLVPFSVIGLCYSLIVRILMRAQKHRGLWPRRQKALRMIGVVVLVFFICWLPENIFISIQLLHGTDDPAQRSTFSGHLWHDYPLTGHIVNLAAFSNSCLNPIIYSFLGETFRDKLRLFIKQKASWSVLYRFCHHTLDLHIPVRSEVSEV; translated from the coding sequence ATGATTCAGGACCTTCGAAGCAAAGACACAGGCAGTATGGAAGTGCAGACCACCTCTCTGGTTCAGGTATATGTCAATGGTACGGAGCAACTGAACACCTCATATGACTACAACGTCACGGACGCGTCTGAGAACCCAGACACCTATCAGTTCTACACCATCGGCCTCTTCCTCTCTTGCCTCTACACCATCCTTCTCTTTCCCATCGGCTTCATTGGGAATATACTCATCCTGGTGGTCAACCTCAACCACAGGGAGAAGATGACCATCCCGGACCTCTACTTTGTCAACCTGGCGGTCGCAGACCTCATCCTGGTGGCAGACTCCCTCATCGAGGTCTTCAACCTCAATGAGAAGTACTATGAGTACGCTGTTCTGTGTACCTTCATGTCCTTATTCCTGCAGGTCAACATGTACAGCAGCATCTTTTTCCTGACATGGATGAGCTTTGACCGCTACGTGGCTCTGGCCAGTTCCATGAGTAGCAGTCCTCTGAGGACCATGCAGCACGCCAAGCTCAGCTGCAGCCTCATCTGGATGGCCTCCATCCTGGCTACGCTGCTCCCCTTCACCATCGTCCAGACCCAGCACCGTGGCGAGGTGCACTTCTGCTTCGCCAACGTCTTTGAGATCCAGTGGTTAGAGGTGACCATCGGCTTCCTGGTGCCCTTCTCCGTCATCGGCCTGTGCTACTCGCTGATCGTGCGTATCTTGATGCGGGCGCAGAAGCACCGGGGCCTATGGCCTCGCAGACAGAAGGCCCTGAGGATGATCGGGGTGGTGGTGCTGGTGTTCTTCATCTGCTGGCTGCCTGAGAACATCTTCATCAGCATCCAGCTGCTGCATGGCACGGACGACCCGGCCCAGCGCAGCACCTTCAGCGGCCACCTGTGGCACGACTACCCGCTGACGGGCCACATCGTCAACCTGGCCGCCTTCTCCAACAGCTGCCTCAACCCCATCATCTACAGCTTCCTGGGGGAGACCTTCAGGGACAAGCTAAGACTCTTCATCAAGCAGAAGGCCAGCTGGTCCGTGCTCTACCGCTTCTGCCACCACACCCTAGATTTACACATACCTGTGAGGAGTGAGGTATCGGAGGTGTGA